One genomic region from Pirellulales bacterium encodes:
- a CDS encoding protein-L-isoaspartate O-methyltransferase codes for MFDSVLARRMMVDGQVRTVDVHSPELIAAMLDVPRERFVPRRLAEQAYVDGELDLGNGRAMLAPMVFAKLVEAAQLTGGEHVLDVGCGLGYSAAVLAQLAGSVVALEEDPDLGRQAQASLAGSGPARVVVVQGPLAAGWPAAAPYDFILLDGATEVVPEALGRQLKPGGRLACIFGHAPAAKATLFRLAEGHLVGRPIFDAGAVTLPGFRAAPTFVF; via the coding sequence ATGTTCGACAGCGTGCTCGCACGCCGGATGATGGTGGACGGACAGGTCCGAACCGTCGACGTTCACAGTCCCGAGCTGATCGCCGCCATGCTGGACGTGCCGCGGGAGCGTTTCGTGCCGCGGCGGCTGGCAGAACAGGCCTATGTCGACGGCGAGCTCGATCTCGGCAACGGCCGCGCCATGCTGGCGCCGATGGTGTTTGCCAAACTGGTCGAGGCCGCCCAGCTCACGGGCGGCGAACACGTGCTCGATGTCGGCTGCGGCCTTGGCTATTCGGCGGCCGTGCTTGCGCAGTTAGCCGGTTCCGTTGTGGCATTGGAAGAGGACCCGGATTTAGGCCGCCAAGCCCAGGCATCGCTGGCCGGTAGCGGTCCTGCAAGGGTGGTCGTCGTGCAAGGGCCGCTGGCTGCCGGATGGCCCGCTGCAGCGCCCTACGATTTCATCCTGCTCGATGGAGCAACCGAGGTCGTTCCCGAGGCCCTCGGCCGCCAGCTCAAGCCAGGCGGGCGACTCGCCTGCATTTTCGGCCACGCACCGGCGGCCAAGGCCACATTGTTTCGCCTGGCCGAAGGCCATCTTGTCGGCAGGCCGATTTTCGACGCCGGAGCCGTGACTCTGCCGGGCTTTCGCGCCGCGCCGACCTTCGTTTTCTAG